From Prochlorococcus sp. MIT 1223, the proteins below share one genomic window:
- the uvrA gene encoding excinuclease ABC subunit UvrA, producing MGSSKNKSEQNQLNDVPLEEVIRVRGARQHNLKNVDLTLPRNKLVVFTGVSGSGKSSLAFDTIFAEGQRRYVESLSAYARQFLGQVDKPDVDAIEGLSPAISIDQKSTSHNPRSTVGTVTEIQDYLRLLFGRAGDPHCPQCERPITPQTIDEMVDQILTLPEGTRYQLLAPVVRGKKGTHAKLLSGLAAEGFARVRINKEVRELSDNIELDKNHSHSIEVVVDRLIAREGIQERLSDSLTTTLKRGDGLALVEVVPKKNEELPEGLERERLYSENFACPVHGAVIEELSPRLFSFNSPYGACSECHGMGYLKKFTAERVIPDPSLPVYAAVAPWSEKDNSYYFSLLYSVGEAFGFEIKSCWKDLTPEQIQILLHGSEKSILIKVDSRYSKSSGFKRPFEGILPILERQLNDANGESIKQKLEKYLELVPCESCCGKRLCPEALAVKIGPYSITDLTSISVSETLEHIEKLMGVSESKKSSPLLTSRQIQIGELVLREIRLRLQFLLDVGLDYLSLDRPAMTLSGGEAQRIRLATQIGAGLTGVLYVLDEPSIGLHQRDNDRLLSTLRRLRDLGNTLVVVEHDEDTIRAADYLVDIGPGAGIHGGKIVAKGSIDDVLTAKDSLTGAYLSGRSSIPTPIKRRKDGSRHLRLIDCQLNNLKNVSVDFPLGRLVSVTGVSGSGKSTLINELLHPALSNSLGLKVPFPKGLGELRGSHSIDKVIVIDQSPIGRTPRSNPATYTGAFDPIRQVFAASIEAKARGYQVGQFSFNVKGGRCEACRGQGVNVIEMNFLPDVYVQCDVCKGARFNRETLQVRYKGYTISDVLEMTVEQAVEVFSTLPQAADRLRTLLDVGLGYIKLGQPAPTLSGGEAQRVKLATELSRRATGKTLYLIDEPTTGLSFFDVHKLMDVIQRLVDKGNSIIVIEHNLDVIRCSDWIIDMGPEGGDKGGEIIAIGTPEDVVNNSSSHTARYLKKVLSIHPPKK from the coding sequence ATGGGAAGCTCTAAAAACAAGTCTGAACAAAATCAATTAAATGACGTTCCCTTGGAAGAGGTAATACGTGTTAGAGGAGCTCGACAACACAATCTTAAGAATGTTGATCTAACTCTTCCTCGGAATAAATTGGTTGTTTTTACTGGGGTGAGTGGCAGCGGTAAAAGTTCTTTAGCTTTTGACACTATTTTTGCTGAAGGACAACGAAGATATGTAGAAAGCCTTTCTGCTTATGCAAGGCAATTTTTGGGTCAAGTAGATAAACCTGACGTTGATGCTATTGAAGGTTTATCTCCGGCAATTTCTATTGATCAGAAATCAACAAGTCATAATCCAAGATCAACAGTGGGAACTGTTACTGAAATCCAAGATTATTTGAGATTATTATTTGGTCGTGCTGGGGATCCCCATTGTCCACAATGTGAAAGACCAATTACTCCTCAAACGATTGATGAGATGGTTGATCAAATACTTACTTTGCCAGAAGGCACTCGTTATCAATTACTTGCTCCAGTAGTTCGTGGTAAAAAAGGAACTCATGCAAAGCTTTTATCTGGTTTGGCTGCAGAAGGTTTTGCTAGAGTAAGAATTAATAAAGAAGTTAGAGAATTATCTGACAATATTGAGCTTGATAAAAATCATTCGCATTCCATAGAAGTTGTTGTTGATCGTTTAATTGCACGAGAAGGAATACAAGAACGTTTAAGTGATTCCTTAACTACGACCTTAAAAAGAGGAGATGGTTTGGCTTTGGTAGAGGTTGTACCGAAAAAAAATGAGGAATTACCAGAAGGTCTTGAAAGAGAAAGGTTGTATTCAGAGAATTTCGCATGTCCTGTTCATGGTGCTGTTATAGAAGAACTTTCACCAAGGTTATTCTCATTTAATAGTCCATATGGTGCGTGCTCCGAATGTCATGGTATGGGCTATTTGAAGAAATTCACTGCAGAAAGAGTGATCCCTGATCCTTCTTTGCCGGTTTATGCTGCAGTTGCTCCATGGAGTGAGAAAGATAATTCTTATTATTTTTCTTTATTATATTCAGTCGGTGAGGCTTTTGGGTTTGAAATTAAGTCTTGTTGGAAGGATTTAACGCCGGAACAAATACAAATCCTATTACATGGAAGCGAGAAATCAATATTGATAAAAGTTGATAGTAGATATAGCAAAAGCTCAGGTTTTAAAAGACCTTTTGAGGGTATTTTACCTATTCTTGAACGACAACTAAATGATGCAAATGGTGAATCAATAAAGCAGAAATTAGAAAAATATTTAGAATTAGTACCTTGTGAGAGTTGCTGTGGAAAACGATTGTGCCCAGAAGCACTAGCTGTTAAAATTGGACCTTATTCAATAACAGATTTAACTTCAATTAGTGTTTCCGAAACACTTGAACATATAGAAAAGTTGATGGGTGTTAGTGAATCGAAGAAATCTTCACCTTTGCTAACTTCTAGACAAATACAAATAGGCGAACTCGTATTACGAGAGATTCGTTTGCGATTGCAATTTTTGCTTGATGTAGGTCTTGATTATTTGAGTTTAGATAGACCTGCAATGACACTTTCTGGAGGAGAAGCTCAAAGAATTCGTTTGGCTACCCAAATAGGAGCTGGCTTAACAGGTGTTCTTTATGTGCTTGATGAACCAAGCATTGGTTTGCATCAAAGAGATAATGATCGTTTATTATCTACATTAAGGAGATTGCGTGACTTAGGAAATACATTAGTTGTTGTAGAACATGATGAAGATACAATTAGAGCTGCGGATTATTTGGTAGATATAGGTCCAGGTGCTGGAATTCATGGAGGCAAAATAGTTGCTAAAGGTTCTATAGACGATGTCTTAACTGCAAAGGATTCTCTTACTGGTGCTTATTTAAGTGGGAGGTCTTCTATACCTACACCAATTAAACGTAGAAAAGACGGGTCAAGACATTTACGGTTAATCGACTGCCAACTAAATAATTTAAAAAATGTTTCTGTGGACTTCCCTTTGGGACGTTTGGTTTCTGTTACTGGTGTCAGTGGCAGTGGTAAAAGTACTTTAATTAATGAGTTGCTGCATCCAGCTCTTAGTAATTCTTTGGGACTCAAAGTTCCTTTTCCTAAGGGCTTAGGTGAATTAAGGGGGTCACATTCTATTGATAAGGTTATTGTTATAGATCAATCTCCGATTGGGCGAACGCCTCGTTCCAACCCTGCTACTTATACAGGTGCTTTTGATCCTATACGACAGGTTTTTGCGGCATCTATTGAGGCAAAGGCTCGTGGTTATCAGGTTGGTCAATTTAGCTTTAACGTAAAGGGAGGTCGTTGTGAAGCATGTAGAGGCCAAGGGGTTAATGTTATTGAAATGAATTTTTTACCTGATGTCTATGTTCAATGCGACGTATGCAAGGGAGCTAGATTTAATAGAGAGACATTACAAGTCAGATATAAAGGATACACAATTTCAGATGTTTTAGAGATGACTGTTGAACAGGCTGTAGAGGTCTTCTCTACACTTCCTCAAGCAGCAGATAGATTACGTACTTTATTAGATGTTGGCCTTGGCTATATTAAATTGGGACAACCCGCTCCAACACTTTCTGGTGGAGAAGCCCAAAGGGTTAAATTAGCTACTGAGTTATCTCGTCGTGCAACAGGTAAAACACTTTATTTAATTGACGAGCCAACTACGGGACTTAGTTTTTTTGACGTTCATAAACTGATGGACGTTATTCAGAGATTAGTAGATAAGGGAAATTCAATTATTGTCATTGAACATAATCTTGACGTAATTAGATGTTCCGATTGGATTATTGATATGGGCCCAGAAGGTGGAGATAAAGGTGGTGAAATTATAGCTATTGGAACTCCTGAGGATGTTGTTAATAATTCTTCAAGTCATACCGCTCGTTATTTAAAAAAGGTCCTGTCTATACACCCTCCTAAAAAATAA
- a CDS encoding cytochrome B6, translated as MNFFLCLFAFISNADAADGFVFGKHIETWLIYTLVVLGLTLFGYMAVWGLGILRDLKSGQSIKQPWD; from the coding sequence TTGAATTTTTTTCTATGCTTATTTGCTTTTATTAGCAATGCAGATGCAGCAGATGGCTTTGTATTTGGAAAGCATATTGAAACTTGGTTGATTTATACACTTGTTGTATTGGGATTGACTTTATTTGGTTATATGGCTGTTTGGGGCCTAGGTATTTTGCGAGATTTGAAATCTGGTCAGTCTATTAAGCAGCCTTGGGACTAG
- the mraY gene encoding phospho-N-acetylmuramoyl-pentapeptide-transferase, with the protein MKTLSEKITNITYWFKDKNNISFIFLLFIVFTACVLTDLFTASSLLSCLLIISTTLSGLATKYGLLVLKNFQFKQIIRQEGPQNHLKKAGTPTMGGLLIVPTALLIANLININNANYNQILLLSLLTIAFMLIGLIDDSQSLIKNTNIGLSAKYKLFLQATIGSLFLKVGITENWINSNVYLFLNYSYEIGLLIIPLCLFVILAESNATNLTDGLDGLAAGCGGLVFTGISIQLILRENYNDFSIPYFCIVMAGSWLGFLFHNKNPAKVFMGDTGSLSMGAALSGVALLTNSLFALLLMGGVFVAESISVILQVCTFKITKKFYGKGKRLFLMSPLHHHYELKGNKEAQIVKYFWLTNLVLIWMGLLISSTL; encoded by the coding sequence TTGAAGACCTTATCTGAAAAAATAACTAATATAACTTATTGGTTTAAAGATAAAAATAATATATCTTTTATTTTTCTATTATTCATAGTTTTTACCGCATGTGTACTAACAGACTTATTTACCGCAAGCAGTTTACTTAGCTGTTTGCTAATTATATCAACTACTCTTTCTGGATTAGCAACAAAATATGGATTATTAGTATTAAAAAATTTTCAATTTAAACAAATAATAAGGCAAGAAGGTCCTCAAAATCATCTAAAAAAAGCTGGCACCCCAACTATGGGAGGACTTTTAATAGTTCCTACAGCTCTTTTAATCGCCAATTTAATTAATATTAATAATGCTAATTATAATCAGATTTTGCTGCTCAGCTTGTTAACAATTGCATTTATGCTAATTGGATTAATTGATGATAGTCAAAGTTTAATAAAAAATACAAATATAGGTTTATCGGCAAAGTATAAATTATTTCTACAAGCAACAATTGGGTCTTTATTTTTAAAAGTTGGAATAACAGAAAATTGGATTAATTCGAATGTCTATTTATTTTTAAATTATTCTTATGAAATAGGATTATTAATAATCCCTTTGTGCTTATTTGTAATACTTGCAGAGAGTAATGCAACGAACTTAACGGATGGACTAGATGGACTAGCCGCTGGATGTGGAGGGTTAGTTTTTACAGGGATAAGCATACAATTAATCCTCAGAGAGAATTACAACGATTTTTCAATTCCTTATTTTTGTATAGTGATGGCTGGTAGTTGGCTTGGATTTCTTTTTCATAACAAAAACCCTGCCAAAGTTTTTATGGGTGACACAGGATCTCTTTCTATGGGAGCAGCTTTAAGTGGGGTTGCTTTATTAACTAATAGTTTATTCGCTTTACTATTAATGGGAGGAGTTTTTGTAGCTGAATCAATTTCCGTAATTTTACAAGTTTGTACTTTTAAAATAACTAAAAAATTTTATGGGAAAGGGAAAAGATTATTTTTAATGTCCCCTTTGCACCATCACTATGAATTAAAAGGAAACAAAGAAGCTCAAATAGTCAAATATTTCTGGCTAACCAATCTAGTCCTAATATGGATGGGTCTTTTAATAAGCTCTACATTATAA
- a CDS encoding DNA repair protein RecN codes for MLRSLRIKNIALLKSQDILFKKGFTVITGETGSGKSILLDSIDLLLGGQLTAGTRLFVPNKEMCSIEAIFSLTEPLKKLLKNLSIDYENNEVLITREWRFNEGRATSRSRINGIFINKNQSLQIRNSLIDFTFQGYSYKLNSPSQQLDCLDAAGHTLLGKVKSQVSLSWNNWVRLRDELKIINNKFDLIKIKHQEMEECLDELNKADLTEDNEITKLKIEQDRLVNSVTLKSSIEKILFILKEGTDQIPSLYDQLSLCSHDLKNLLQYDNTVETHNEECLNLLDNFNRFTVSLESYYSTLDADPGRLEEVQIRLNFLRSLEKKYNMDLSQLIHKRDQILEELYNIDIKNTVDQCSKKEELARLERDKNNSLLSDLRKKIAQEFETNLMKALRPLGLLNVRFKIQIDANEPNQSGSDSVRFLFSANPGEKMLPIEQIASGGEMSRFILALKATLAYRETSKIFIFDEIDSGVSGKVCEAIGKLLKDLSKNGQVLCVTHQPIVAAAADHHLCVTKSVNGGITSSNVKDLNNLSDRQKELAELAGGEIHDASLYAASLLEQQVA; via the coding sequence GTGCTCAGAAGCCTAAGAATTAAGAATATTGCTCTTCTTAAGAGCCAAGATATTCTATTTAAAAAAGGTTTCACAGTTATTACTGGTGAGACAGGTTCAGGAAAATCAATACTTTTGGATTCAATTGATCTTTTATTAGGTGGCCAATTAACAGCGGGCACAAGACTTTTTGTACCAAACAAAGAAATGTGCTCTATAGAAGCAATTTTCTCTTTAACAGAACCTTTAAAAAAATTGTTAAAAAATCTTTCAATAGATTATGAAAATAATGAAGTTTTAATTACTAGAGAATGGCGTTTTAATGAAGGTCGTGCCACAAGCCGAAGTCGAATAAATGGGATTTTTATTAATAAAAATCAGTCTCTTCAAATACGTAATTCTTTGATTGATTTTACTTTTCAAGGATATTCATATAAATTGAACTCTCCATCACAACAACTTGATTGTTTAGATGCAGCAGGACATACATTATTGGGAAAAGTAAAATCACAAGTGTCTTTAAGCTGGAATAATTGGGTTAGATTAAGAGATGAATTAAAAATTATTAATAATAAATTTGATTTGATTAAAATCAAACATCAAGAAATGGAAGAATGTTTAGATGAGTTAAATAAGGCAGATTTGACCGAAGACAATGAAATTACAAAACTTAAAATTGAACAAGATAGATTAGTTAATAGTGTTACTCTTAAATCTTCTATAGAAAAGATATTATTTATATTAAAAGAAGGGACAGATCAAATTCCTTCTTTATATGATCAACTTTCATTATGTTCCCATGATTTAAAAAATTTGCTTCAATATGACAATACAGTAGAAACTCATAATGAAGAATGTCTAAATCTTTTAGACAATTTTAATCGGTTTACTGTTTCATTGGAGTCCTATTACTCTACTTTAGATGCAGATCCGGGAAGACTTGAAGAGGTTCAAATAAGATTAAACTTTCTTAGAAGCTTAGAAAAAAAATATAATATGGACCTTTCACAATTGATCCACAAAAGAGATCAAATACTTGAAGAGTTATATAATATTGACATTAAAAATACTGTTGATCAGTGTTCTAAAAAAGAAGAATTAGCAAGATTAGAAAGAGATAAGAATAATTCTTTATTATCTGATTTAAGGAAAAAAATTGCTCAAGAATTTGAGACAAACCTTATGAAGGCTCTTAGACCATTAGGTTTGTTAAATGTCCGCTTCAAAATTCAAATTGATGCCAATGAACCTAATCAAAGCGGATCAGATTCTGTCAGATTTTTGTTTTCGGCTAATCCAGGAGAAAAGATGCTTCCAATTGAACAAATTGCTTCTGGAGGAGAAATGTCAAGATTCATATTGGCCTTAAAAGCAACCCTTGCTTATAGAGAAACATCAAAAATTTTTATCTTTGATGAAATTGACTCTGGTGTCAGCGGAAAAGTGTGTGAAGCAATTGGGAAGTTATTAAAGGATTTGTCTAAAAATGGCCAGGTATTGTGTGTAACACATCAGCCAATTGTTGCGGCAGCGGCTGACCACCACCTTTGTGTAACTAAGTCTGTAAACGGAGGAATTACTAGCTCTAACGTCAAAGATCTTAATAATCTTTCTGATCGACAAAAAGAATTAGCAGAGCTTGCTGGAGGAGAAATTCACGATGCATCTCTTTATGCGGCCAGCTTGCTGGAACAACAAGTAGCTTAA
- a CDS encoding argininosuccinate synthase, with product MVKKVVLAYSGGVDTSVCIPFLKNEYGIENVIAFAADLGQGDELDAIRDKALLAGASESLVGDLIQPFIKDFAFQAIRANALYEGRYPLSTALARPLIAKHLVDVARKLGADAVAHGCTGKGNDQVRFDLAIATLAPDLKVLTPAREWGMSREETIAYGEKYGISAPVSKKSPYSIDLNLLGRSVEAGPLEDPFVCPPEEVFDITSSIEEAPDQPEDILIGFEEGNPVSINGVSLDPVELMRKANLIAGIHGFGRIDMIENRVVGIKSREIYETPGLLLLIRAHQELESLTLPVDVIRTKQMLEIKWAELVYQGLWFSALKDAIDGFFDRTQNDVNGFVKIRLFKGNATIIGRKSNTSLYVSNMSTYGSDDNFKHNAAEGFIYIWGLPNRLWAMRKKQKNK from the coding sequence ATGGTTAAAAAGGTTGTACTTGCTTATTCAGGCGGGGTTGATACGAGTGTTTGTATTCCTTTTTTGAAAAATGAATATGGTATTGAGAATGTAATAGCCTTTGCTGCGGATCTAGGGCAAGGAGATGAACTGGACGCGATTAGAGACAAAGCATTGTTAGCAGGCGCTTCTGAATCTCTTGTTGGTGATTTAATTCAGCCTTTTATAAAAGATTTTGCTTTTCAAGCTATTAGAGCAAATGCTCTGTATGAAGGCCGTTATCCATTGTCTACAGCATTAGCAAGACCACTGATTGCTAAGCATTTGGTTGATGTGGCAAGAAAATTAGGGGCTGATGCTGTTGCGCATGGATGTACAGGAAAAGGGAATGATCAAGTTCGCTTTGATTTAGCCATAGCGACCCTTGCTCCTGATCTGAAGGTTTTAACGCCAGCAAGAGAGTGGGGAATGAGTAGAGAGGAAACTATTGCATATGGTGAAAAATATGGAATTTCTGCTCCCGTTAGCAAGAAATCTCCTTATTCAATTGATTTAAATCTTTTAGGAAGGAGCGTAGAAGCAGGACCTCTTGAAGATCCTTTTGTTTGTCCACCAGAAGAAGTATTTGATATAACTTCTTCCATAGAAGAAGCACCTGATCAACCAGAGGATATTTTGATTGGTTTTGAAGAAGGTAATCCAGTTTCGATTAATGGAGTTTCTTTAGACCCTGTTGAATTAATGCGCAAGGCGAATTTGATTGCAGGAATTCATGGCTTTGGACGTATTGATATGATTGAAAATAGAGTGGTTGGAATTAAAAGCAGGGAAATTTATGAAACCCCTGGATTATTACTGTTAATACGTGCACATCAAGAATTAGAAAGCCTAACATTACCAGTTGATGTTATTCGTACGAAACAAATGCTAGAAATAAAATGGGCTGAATTGGTATACCAAGGACTATGGTTTAGTGCCTTAAAGGATGCTATAGATGGTTTTTTTGATCGAACTCAAAATGATGTAAATGGCTTTGTAAAGATCAGACTATTCAAAGGTAATGCAACAATTATTGGAAGAAAATCTAATACCAGTTTATATGTTTCCAATATGTCTACTTATGGAAGTGATGATAACTTTAAGCATAATGCTGCAGAAGGATTTATTTATATCTGGGGTTTGCCTAACAGGTTATGGGCGATGAGAAAAAAACAAAAAAATAAATAA
- a CDS encoding HAD family hydrolase, with the protein MGLQLLHLNIHGLIRSHDLELGRDADTGGQTLYVLELVKGLASRPEVEKVDLVTRLIQDRKVSSDYSQSKEFISPGASILRFPFGPKRYIRKELLWPYLDDLADLLVNHLQEQDRLPDWIHAHYADAGYVGALINRRLGIPLVFTGHSLGREKQRRMLAAGVDYDQIEQNFSISRRIEAEELALAHSNLVITSTQQEADHQYSRYGKSGSQCIEVIPPGVDSKRFHSTHIATETQAVDDLLDPFLRDISLPPLLAISRAVPKKNIPALVEVYGRSSVLRQRHNLVLVLGCREDSRQLDKQQRDVFQQIFDLVDRYNLYGKVAYPKHHRRDQIPSIYRWASNKGGLFVNPALTEPFGLTLLEAAACGLPMVATDDGGPRDILASCNNGLLADVSDLESLQDTLEIAGSKNSKWITWSNNGIEAISRHFTWDAHVCNYIALMERRLKDVQNRSWIIGNQHKINPLGQRLLFLDLDSNLEKPDGDSLSLLRNGLAKENSKVINKLGVLTGRSLKSARYRFSELHLPDPSVWICRAGTEIYYHQESQEDIFWQSSICIDWDREGVENALSELTDYLEPQRIEQQSEYKLSYLVKQPDESILPLVRKRLRQNGYAAMPYLRCHWYLDVVPLRASRAEAIRYLAIRWDLSLEQVFVVASQQGDAELITGLTTTLVPAEHDPSLDGYRSQKRVYFASKSQDGLIKGFNHYRFFLNR; encoded by the coding sequence ATGGGCTTACAACTCCTACATTTGAATATTCACGGATTAATCCGTTCACATGACCTTGAATTGGGACGTGATGCAGATACAGGAGGCCAGACTCTTTATGTATTAGAGCTAGTTAAGGGATTAGCGTCTCGCCCAGAAGTTGAAAAAGTTGATTTAGTTACACGTTTAATTCAGGATAGAAAAGTTTCTTCTGATTATTCTCAGAGCAAGGAGTTTATTTCTCCAGGTGCTTCAATCTTAAGATTTCCTTTTGGACCTAAACGTTATATCCGAAAGGAATTGTTGTGGCCATATTTAGACGATTTAGCAGATTTATTAGTTAATCATCTTCAAGAACAAGACAGACTTCCTGATTGGATTCATGCTCATTATGCAGATGCTGGTTACGTAGGAGCTTTAATTAATAGACGATTGGGTATTCCACTTGTTTTTACAGGACATTCTCTAGGACGGGAAAAACAACGAAGGATGCTTGCTGCGGGTGTTGACTATGATCAAATCGAGCAAAATTTTTCTATAAGTCGTCGTATTGAAGCAGAAGAATTAGCTTTAGCTCATTCTAATTTAGTAATTACGAGTACCCAACAAGAAGCTGATCATCAATATTCCCGTTATGGCAAATCAGGATCTCAATGTATAGAAGTTATTCCTCCTGGTGTTGACTCTAAACGATTTCATTCAACCCATATAGCGACTGAGACCCAGGCAGTTGACGATTTATTAGATCCTTTTCTTCGAGATATTTCTTTGCCTCCTCTTTTGGCTATTTCAAGAGCCGTACCAAAAAAGAATATTCCTGCATTGGTTGAAGTTTATGGACGTTCTTCTGTTCTTAGACAAAGGCACAATCTTGTTTTGGTTTTAGGTTGCCGTGAGGACTCGCGTCAATTAGACAAGCAACAAAGAGATGTTTTCCAGCAAATTTTTGATTTAGTTGATCGATATAATTTATATGGGAAGGTTGCATACCCTAAACACCATCGTCGCGATCAAATACCTTCAATTTATCGATGGGCATCTAATAAAGGAGGATTGTTTGTAAATCCTGCGCTAACTGAACCTTTTGGTTTGACTTTGCTTGAAGCAGCGGCCTGTGGTTTGCCTATGGTGGCGACTGATGATGGAGGTCCAAGAGATATATTAGCTAGCTGTAACAATGGGCTACTTGCGGATGTCTCAGATTTAGAGTCTTTACAAGATACTCTTGAAATAGCAGGATCCAAGAATAGTAAATGGATTACTTGGAGTAATAATGGAATTGAAGCGATTTCACGACATTTCACTTGGGACGCACATGTTTGTAATTACATAGCCTTAATGGAAAGACGTCTTAAAGATGTTCAAAATAGAAGTTGGATTATTGGAAACCAGCATAAAATAAATCCTTTAGGCCAAAGATTGTTATTTTTAGATTTGGATAGCAATCTAGAAAAACCTGATGGCGATAGTTTATCGTTATTAAGAAATGGACTTGCAAAAGAAAACTCGAAGGTCATAAACAAATTAGGAGTTTTAACTGGACGTTCTCTTAAATCAGCTAGATATAGATTTTCGGAATTACATTTACCTGATCCATCTGTTTGGATTTGTAGAGCTGGTACTGAGATTTATTATCATCAAGAAAGTCAAGAAGATATATTCTGGCAATCATCTATTTGTATTGATTGGGATCGAGAAGGCGTAGAAAATGCTCTGTCTGAGTTAACCGATTATTTAGAACCTCAACGAATAGAGCAACAAAGTGAATACAAGTTGAGCTATTTGGTTAAACAGCCAGATGAATCAATTTTACCTTTAGTGAGAAAACGATTAAGGCAAAATGGGTATGCAGCAATGCCTTATTTGCGTTGTCATTGGTATTTAGATGTTGTTCCTTTAAGGGCTTCTAGAGCTGAGGCTATTAGATATTTGGCGATACGTTGGGATTTGTCATTAGAGCAAGTATTTGTAGTAGCAAGCCAACAAGGTGATGCAGAATTGATCACAGGTTTAACAACGACTCTTGTACCGGCTGAGCATGATCCCTCGTTAGATGGATATAGGTCCCAAAAACGAGTCTATTTTGCGTCTAAGTCTCAGGATGGATTAATTAAAGGATTTAATCATTATCGTTTTTTTCTCAACCGTTAG
- the purT gene encoding formate-dependent phosphoribosylglycinamide formyltransferase, which translates to MRILPKTILLLGSGELGKEIAIAAQRLGCKVIACDRYPNAPAMQVADVAEVLDMNDGNKLKDIIFKRKPDIIVPEIEAIDVETLIEIEKKGVKVIPNAQATAITMNRDKIRNLASKELKLKTAKFEYANNKIELEEKSNYFQYPLIIKPIMSSSGKGQSLVKTKKDLIKGWDFAMEASRGHSNCVIIEEFIEFDFEITLLTIRQENGPTLFCDPIGHEQANGDYQCSWQPAKMKQPLLEEAKQMAKQVTDKLGGFGIFGVEFFIRGEEVIFSELSPRPHDTGLVTIITQNLNEFELHIRAILGLPIPKIIRKEAGASRVILAESIMDSINYEGVDKALNYEGTQLFLFGKPSAKENRRMGVVLATGEDINHAKQKADKSASLVTLINSKNKTNG; encoded by the coding sequence ATGCGTATTTTACCTAAAACAATCTTACTCCTTGGGAGTGGGGAACTTGGGAAAGAAATTGCAATAGCAGCTCAAAGACTGGGATGCAAAGTAATAGCATGTGATAGATACCCAAATGCACCAGCAATGCAAGTTGCAGACGTAGCTGAAGTGTTAGATATGAATGATGGTAATAAACTTAAAGATATAATCTTTAAAAGAAAGCCTGACATAATAGTTCCAGAAATAGAAGCGATTGATGTAGAAACATTAATTGAAATTGAAAAAAAAGGTGTCAAGGTAATTCCTAATGCACAAGCAACAGCTATAACAATGAATAGAGATAAAATTAGAAATCTAGCTTCTAAAGAATTAAAGCTAAAAACCGCTAAATTCGAATATGCAAATAACAAAATTGAACTTGAAGAGAAATCTAATTATTTCCAATACCCATTAATAATTAAACCAATAATGAGTTCATCTGGAAAAGGTCAAAGTTTGGTGAAAACAAAAAAAGATTTAATAAAAGGTTGGGACTTTGCTATGGAAGCATCCAGAGGACACTCTAATTGTGTAATTATAGAAGAATTTATTGAGTTTGATTTCGAAATAACACTACTCACTATTCGGCAAGAAAATGGTCCTACATTATTTTGCGACCCTATTGGCCATGAACAAGCTAACGGTGATTATCAATGCAGCTGGCAACCTGCCAAAATGAAACAGCCATTGTTAGAAGAAGCAAAACAAATGGCAAAACAAGTAACAGATAAGCTAGGCGGTTTTGGGATTTTTGGAGTCGAATTCTTTATTCGTGGTGAAGAAGTGATTTTTTCTGAATTATCACCTCGACCACATGATACGGGTCTAGTTACTATTATCACTCAGAATTTAAATGAATTTGAACTACATATAAGAGCTATCCTAGGATTGCCTATACCCAAAATTATTAGAAAAGAAGCAGGAGCAAGCAGAGTTATTCTTGCAGAAAGTATAATGGATAGTATTAACTATGAAGGAGTAGATAAGGCGTTGAATTATGAAGGTACTCAATTGTTTCTTTTTGGAAAACCTAGTGCAAAAGAAAATAGACGTATGGGTGTAGTCTTAGCAACTGGTGAAGATATTAATCATGCGAAACAAAAAGCAGACAAGTCAGCAAGCTTAGTAACACTAATCAACTCTAAAAACAAAACTAACGGTTGA
- a CDS encoding DUF3134 domain-containing protein has product MANLEKIDLSALDEINPALTRYGRTEPAPVLPLREEPDLLSWLESTGRLVADEDSADQEVSTIEEEELSALMGEKEDYKTDEDESSEEEWEE; this is encoded by the coding sequence ATGGCCAATCTTGAAAAAATCGACCTAAGTGCATTAGATGAAATCAATCCAGCTCTAACTCGTTATGGCAGAACAGAACCAGCACCAGTTTTACCATTAAGAGAAGAACCAGATTTATTATCTTGGCTTGAATCAACTGGTCGTCTAGTCGCAGATGAAGATTCAGCAGATCAAGAAGTAAGTACTATCGAAGAAGAAGAGCTCTCTGCACTAATGGGCGAAAAAGAAGACTATAAAACGGACGAAGATGAAAGCTCTGAAGAAGAATGGGAAGAATAG